The Phycisphaerae bacterium genome has a segment encoding these proteins:
- a CDS encoding helix-turn-helix domain-containing protein, which translates to MSEKSKLTSVGAAAKKAGISRQSLQYYLMVALLEPTEITPTGRRLFDEKAIERIKLIKKLNDSGYPLRAIRELFLEGRTDLKGSKK; encoded by the coding sequence TTGAGCGAGAAAAGCAAATTAACGTCAGTAGGCGCTGCCGCAAAAAAAGCTGGTATTTCCCGGCAATCTTTGCAATATTACCTGATGGTAGCTTTGCTTGAGCCCACAGAGATTACGCCGACCGGCAGACGGCTGTTTGACGAAAAAGCAATAGAGCGCATTAAGCTGATAAAAAAACTCAACGATAGCGGCTATCCTCTGCGTGCCATAAGAGAATTGTTTCTGGAAGGCCGGACCGATTTGAAAGGGAGTAAAAAGTGA
- the tpx gene encoding thiol peroxidase: MEGQKRTVTMKGKPLTLLGNELKVGDSAPDFEVVANDMSAVKFSSYHGKVCIICSVPSLDTSVCDVETRRFNEEAGKLGSDVAVLTISMDLPFAQKRWCGAAGVQNVQTLSDYREASFGDAYGVLIKELRLLARAIFVVDKNGTIKYIQIVNEVASEPNYEAVLEAVKLLEK, from the coding sequence ATGGAAGGACAAAAACGGACAGTAACGATGAAGGGCAAGCCGCTGACCCTGCTGGGTAATGAACTTAAGGTCGGTGACTCAGCGCCGGATTTCGAGGTCGTTGCCAATGATATGTCAGCGGTAAAGTTTTCGTCGTATCACGGCAAGGTATGTATCATTTGTTCGGTGCCGTCACTCGATACATCTGTTTGCGACGTTGAGACCCGAAGGTTCAACGAAGAAGCAGGTAAACTCGGCAGCGATGTCGCGGTGCTGACTATTAGTATGGATTTGCCGTTTGCCCAGAAACGATGGTGCGGCGCAGCAGGCGTGCAGAATGTTCAAACGCTCTCGGATTATCGCGAAGCGTCATTCGGCGATGCGTACGGCGTATTGATAAAGGAGCTGCGTCTGCTTGCCAGGGCGATATTTGTAGTGGACAAAAACGGCACCATTAAGTACATACAGATAGTCAATGAAGTAGCAAGCGAGCCGAACTACGAAGCGGTACTGGAAGCGGTAAAGTTATTGGAAAAATGA
- a CDS encoding PTS sugar transporter subunit IIA, producing the protein MPRGSNTIQFSSLFGPAEVICQTELTDRDAILQKLLNVLTRKRKIENIQEVYKAIQERENEIPMIVGPGIAMPHARLPEIDKIIVGIATSKKGVVYAKGVNKAVKLIVLIISPKASPAVHLLAVSSVAKICQDPATADIVAELPTPEKVWEFFDRGGVTLPGYVRACDIMKPVRVKLHEYDTLEKAITLFVRHGLQDLPVVDKDNNLVGVVTTYELLRVCLPDYVLWMEDLTPILNFESFAEILHNESKTWLAEIMTNEYATVDADAPAIQVAKEITSRRVNQAYVMRGEKLIGVVSLGEFLGRVLRG; encoded by the coding sequence ATGCCGAGAGGCAGTAACACCATTCAATTCTCATCACTTTTTGGGCCTGCCGAAGTTATATGCCAGACCGAGCTTACGGACCGGGACGCGATATTGCAGAAATTGCTGAATGTTCTGACACGCAAGCGAAAGATTGAAAATATTCAAGAGGTGTACAAGGCAATTCAAGAGCGCGAGAATGAGATACCGATGATTGTCGGGCCAGGGATTGCTATGCCGCACGCCCGTCTGCCGGAGATAGACAAAATTATCGTCGGTATCGCTACCTCCAAAAAAGGTGTAGTTTACGCCAAGGGCGTTAACAAGGCCGTAAAGCTCATCGTACTGATCATTTCGCCGAAGGCATCGCCCGCGGTGCATCTGCTGGCGGTAAGTTCTGTGGCAAAGATATGTCAGGACCCGGCAACAGCGGATATAGTAGCGGAGCTGCCGACGCCCGAAAAGGTTTGGGAGTTTTTCGACCGCGGCGGTGTTACACTCCCCGGTTATGTTCGTGCCTGTGACATTATGAAGCCGGTGAGAGTAAAATTGCATGAGTACGATACGCTTGAGAAAGCCATAACGTTGTTTGTGCGGCATGGGCTGCAAGATTTGCCGGTTGTTGATAAGGATAACAACCTCGTTGGTGTTGTAACGACATACGAACTGCTGCGTGTTTGCCTGCCGGACTATGTTCTGTGGATGGAAGACCTCACACCCATACTGAATTTTGAGTCATTTGCGGAAATCCTGCATAACGAAAGCAAAACGTGGCTGGCTGAAATTATGACAAATGAATATGCGACTGTGGACGCCGATGCGCCAGCGATTCAAGTAGCCAAGGAAATAACCAGTCGGAGGGTTAACCAAGCTTATGTAATGCGGGGCGAGAAACTTATCGGCGTGGTTTCATTGGGGGAGTTTTTGGGCAGGGTTCTTCGAGGATAG
- a CDS encoding desulfoferrodoxin — protein sequence MAKKLEIYKCNICGNIVEVLHGGAGELVCCGQPMENLTAKTADQGKEKHVPVIEKISGGYKVKVGSVPHPMEEKHYIEWIELLADGKAYRQFLEPGTAPEAVFNIEADSVSAREHCNVHGLWRS from the coding sequence ATGGCAAAGAAACTTGAAATTTACAAATGTAACATCTGCGGTAATATCGTCGAGGTGCTTCACGGCGGCGCCGGCGAACTGGTTTGCTGCGGCCAGCCGATGGAGAACCTTACTGCAAAGACCGCCGACCAGGGCAAGGAAAAACATGTGCCGGTAATTGAAAAAATCAGCGGCGGCTACAAGGTAAAAGTCGGAAGCGTCCCCCACCCAATGGAGGAGAAACATTATATCGAGTGGATTGAGCTGCTTGCGGACGGAAAGGCATACAGACAATTCCTGGAACCCGGGACGGCGCCTGAGGCCGTGTTTAATATTGAGGCCGATTCTGTAAGCGCAAGAGAGCATTGCAATGTTCACGGATTGTGGAGGTCGTAG
- a CDS encoding ferritin: protein MISKSIEKALNEQINAEMYSAYLYLSMESYFRSLDLSGFANWMRVQVQEELMHAMKMYDFVDARGGRIILKAIAAPQTEWKSPLAVFEATYKHEQKVTGLINALASLAIKEKDHATHTFLQWFVNEQVEEESSADKIIQQTKMMKDAPGGMFMLDRELGLRVFTPPATTGEKA, encoded by the coding sequence ATGATAAGCAAGAGTATAGAAAAAGCTCTAAACGAGCAGATTAACGCAGAGATGTATTCGGCATACTTGTATTTGTCGATGGAGTCATATTTCAGGTCGCTGGATTTAAGCGGGTTCGCAAACTGGATGAGAGTACAGGTGCAGGAAGAGCTGATGCACGCGATGAAGATGTACGATTTCGTAGATGCCCGCGGCGGCAGGATTATATTGAAGGCCATAGCGGCCCCTCAGACCGAATGGAAATCACCATTGGCTGTTTTCGAAGCCACATACAAGCACGAGCAAAAAGTTACCGGGCTGATTAACGCCCTCGCGAGTCTTGCCATTAAGGAAAAAGACCACGCAACCCACACTTTCCTGCAGTGGTTTGTCAATGAACAGGTCGAAGAAGAGTCGTCGGCTGATAAAATAATTCAGCAGACTAAAATGATGAAAGACGCGCCCGGCGGGATGTTTATGCTCGACCGCGAATTAGGGCTGCGGGTCTTTACACCACCAGCAACGACAGGAGAAAAAGCATGA
- a CDS encoding SLC13 family permease encodes MAGLNRKKDTLHLIGRVFLLLAVTAGVSLLTMFIHLDRQQIFASSVFIMIVMATLLFWKFRLAIAFVGISVLMGAGTLDLPTFIKSCQLDVILFLVGMMVVVGVLKELGLFTWIIQGVIKTRHMTGPMFVVIITVLAALMSCVVDEVTSIIFIATLIFQVCDTVKVRSTPFIIIAVMATNIGSTGTMLGNPVGILIGQNAVPPLGFPDFIKWSFPIMLVTLSASICLLLWWFRRDIRHLSEQLEVRRKMGLGLGPLVQVPYKRGLGILLGMVGFIALHRHLESYLGLAPNTILIVAPILIAGLLMIWRHERARHYIEADVEWWTLIFFMMLFAVAGALEHTGVTEVMAGHFQAAFGNRPSILTPVIIGVSALGSAFVDNVVFVAAFIPIVNKLGYTPLIWALLQGACLGGNATMIGSTANIVVLGMVEKRYRTHVHFFEWLKAGVVVAVFSCLIAWGGLAVLSPYMPTREQRSLEVVEEMKYDGIEHIPVAISLQNKEGADIPESRAMHQQLGAEAISK; translated from the coding sequence ATGGCTGGTCTAAACCGGAAAAAAGATACACTTCATCTTATTGGCCGGGTATTTTTGCTGTTGGCTGTTACCGCCGGAGTCAGCTTGCTGACCATGTTTATCCACCTGGACCGGCAGCAGATTTTTGCCTCCTCGGTTTTTATTATGATTGTTATGGCGACTCTTTTGTTCTGGAAGTTCCGACTGGCCATTGCTTTTGTCGGTATTAGCGTCCTGATGGGTGCCGGGACGCTGGACTTGCCGACGTTTATTAAGAGTTGCCAGCTGGACGTGATTTTGTTTCTGGTCGGGATGATGGTAGTCGTTGGTGTGCTGAAAGAACTGGGCCTATTTACCTGGATTATCCAGGGCGTCATCAAAACCCGCCATATGACCGGCCCAATGTTTGTTGTCATTATCACTGTTTTGGCGGCGCTAATGAGCTGTGTTGTGGACGAGGTAACGTCTATTATATTTATTGCCACATTGATTTTCCAGGTCTGTGATACTGTGAAAGTGCGTTCCACGCCTTTCATAATCATCGCAGTGATGGCGACTAACATTGGCTCAACAGGCACGATGCTTGGCAATCCTGTCGGGATTCTCATTGGTCAAAACGCGGTTCCGCCTTTGGGTTTTCCGGATTTTATAAAGTGGTCATTTCCTATTATGCTGGTTACGCTTTCAGCGTCGATATGCCTATTATTGTGGTGGTTCCGTCGTGACATCCGGCATCTTTCCGAGCAGCTGGAGGTCCGGCGTAAAATGGGGCTGGGGCTCGGGCCGCTTGTTCAGGTGCCGTATAAGCGAGGTCTAGGCATTCTTCTGGGAATGGTCGGCTTTATCGCTTTGCACCGCCATCTTGAAAGCTATCTTGGGCTGGCCCCGAATACTATTCTGATTGTGGCACCGATATTGATTGCGGGGCTTCTCATGATTTGGCGGCACGAGCGGGCACGCCATTATATTGAAGCTGATGTGGAGTGGTGGACACTTATTTTCTTTATGATGTTGTTTGCGGTTGCCGGCGCCCTTGAGCACACGGGGGTAACGGAGGTAATGGCCGGTCATTTTCAGGCAGCCTTTGGCAACAGACCCTCGATTTTGACGCCGGTAATAATCGGAGTATCCGCACTTGGCTCGGCCTTCGTAGACAATGTCGTCTTTGTAGCGGCGTTTATTCCAATTGTGAATAAGCTTGGGTACACACCTCTAATATGGGCATTGCTTCAGGGGGCCTGCCTGGGTGGTAATGCTACGATGATTGGGTCAACGGCAAACATAGTGGTGTTGGGGATGGTGGAGAAGCGATATCGCACTCATGTTCACTTTTTTGAGTGGCTGAAGGCGGGAGTTGTAGTAGCAGTATTTTCATGCCTTATTGCCTGGGGCGGCTTAGCAGTGCTCTCTCCCTATATGCCCACCAGAGAGCAGCGGAGTCTCGAGGTCGTTGAGGAGATGAAGTACGATGGGATAGAACATATACCTGTTGCCATATCGCTGCAAAACAAAGAAGGTGCGGACATTCCGGAATCTCGTGCGATGCATCAGCAGCTCGGCGCAGAGGCCATTTCTAAATAA
- a CDS encoding FprA family A-type flavoprotein: protein MMQLRPNIYSVGAIDWDRRLFDELIPLPDGTSYNAYLIKGSEKTALLDTVDPTKTDVLIENLVKAGAGKIDYVVAHHGEQDHSGGIPEVLMLYPEAKVVTNPKCKGELVDLLQISEDKFITVDDGQTLSLGDKTLQFIYIPWVHWPETMGTYLKEDRIFFPCDFFGSHLATSSLFVEDERLVYEAAKRYYAEIMMPFRTIIRNNLEKIKGLQIEIIASSHGPIYDKPQFIIDAYKDWVSDNVKNEVVLPYISMHGSTRKMVEHFVDALIERGITVKQFNLTEADIGKLAISLVDAATIVLGSPTVLTAAHPKVAYAAILANALRSKTKFASVIGSFGWGGKMVEQIAGLISNLKVEILEPVIAKGYPKDSDFTALEKLADEILTKHKELGIV from the coding sequence ATGATGCAGCTAAGGCCAAACATTTATTCGGTCGGGGCGATTGACTGGGACAGGCGGCTGTTTGACGAGCTTATCCCATTGCCGGACGGGACAAGTTATAACGCATATTTGATAAAGGGCAGTGAAAAAACAGCTCTTTTAGATACGGTTGACCCGACGAAGACTGACGTGCTTATAGAAAATCTCGTCAAAGCCGGGGCCGGCAAAATAGATTATGTCGTCGCCCACCACGGAGAGCAGGACCATTCCGGCGGCATACCTGAGGTATTGATGCTTTATCCCGAAGCGAAGGTGGTAACAAACCCAAAGTGCAAGGGAGAGCTTGTCGATTTGCTGCAAATCAGCGAGGATAAATTTATTACGGTCGATGACGGCCAAACTCTTTCGCTGGGCGACAAGACCCTGCAATTTATTTATATTCCGTGGGTACACTGGCCGGAGACGATGGGAACTTACCTTAAGGAAGACAGGATATTTTTCCCGTGCGATTTCTTCGGCTCACATCTGGCGACCAGCAGCTTGTTCGTCGAGGATGAGCGGCTTGTGTACGAGGCCGCCAAGCGATATTACGCCGAGATAATGATGCCTTTCAGGACTATTATAAGAAATAACCTTGAAAAAATAAAGGGCCTCCAGATAGAGATAATAGCTTCGAGTCACGGCCCCATCTATGACAAGCCGCAGTTTATCATCGATGCTTATAAAGACTGGGTAAGCGATAACGTCAAAAACGAAGTGGTTCTGCCGTATATATCAATGCATGGCAGCACAAGAAAAATGGTTGAGCATTTTGTTGACGCCCTGATAGAAAGAGGCATTACAGTAAAGCAATTCAATCTTACTGAAGCTGATATCGGCAAACTGGCAATATCGCTCGTCGATGCCGCTACAATCGTGCTCGGCTCTCCAACCGTCCTGACAGCAGCGCACCCGAAAGTCGCATACGCTGCGATTTTAGCGAATGCTCTCAGATCCAAGACAAAATTTGCTTCGGTTATCGGTTCTTTCGGATGGGGCGGCAAAATGGTTGAGCAAATCGCAGGATTAATTTCAAACCTCAAAGTAGAAATCCTTGAGCCGGTGATAGCGAAAGGTTATCCTAAAGACAGTGATTTTACAGCACTTGAAAAGCTTGCGGATGAAATATTAACAAAACACAAAGAGCTCGGAATCGTTTAG
- a CDS encoding MlaD family protein has protein sequence MSDYETAQRRRNIVVGIFVVVAICAIVWLIFMFNDFPTVVSKLSSFQVFVQFPTAPGVVKDTPVRFCGYPIGSVTKVMPPQIREDLNTGLKYHQTVVVLSINKKYANIPSNIKVKLMTRGLGSSYIELAVDPTLPLVQRDPNRPETAYLVDKMLLQGSTGMTSEFFPEESQKKLDELANSLTVFINNANEIVGDKANKENIKTTLANLSVATEDLKKLLASGVGTSEEINKTSAELRLILEKINSGQGTTGKLINDARLYEKLLENSDELEVLLKDLREMVAEYRKKGIKVKLK, from the coding sequence GTGAGTGATTATGAAACCGCACAAAGAAGGCGCAATATTGTCGTGGGCATTTTTGTGGTAGTGGCTATTTGCGCAATTGTATGGCTTATATTCATGTTTAACGATTTTCCCACAGTTGTCAGCAAACTCAGTTCGTTTCAGGTGTTTGTTCAGTTCCCGACAGCGCCGGGAGTAGTGAAAGATACCCCCGTCCGCTTTTGCGGCTATCCAATCGGCAGCGTGACAAAAGTTATGCCTCCACAGATACGCGAAGATTTGAATACCGGCCTGAAGTATCATCAAACGGTAGTTGTTCTTAGTATTAATAAAAAATACGCCAATATTCCATCCAACATTAAAGTGAAATTGATGACGCGCGGGTTGGGCAGCAGCTACATTGAGCTTGCGGTTGACCCTACTTTGCCTTTGGTGCAGCGTGACCCGAACCGGCCGGAAACAGCATATCTGGTCGATAAAATGCTGTTGCAGGGCTCGACAGGTATGACCAGCGAATTTTTCCCGGAAGAGAGCCAGAAAAAGCTGGACGAGCTGGCTAATAGCCTGACCGTTTTTATAAATAACGCCAACGAAATTGTCGGCGACAAGGCAAACAAAGAAAATATCAAGACGACCCTGGCCAATCTGTCAGTTGCAACGGAGGACCTTAAAAAGCTCCTTGCTTCCGGAGTAGGCACAAGTGAGGAGATAAATAAAACATCAGCGGAGTTACGCTTGATTTTAGAGAAGATAAACAGCGGACAGGGCACCACCGGCAAGTTAATAAATGACGCGCGGCTGTACGAAAAGCTGCTTGAAAACAGCGATGAGCTGGAAGTCCTGCTGAAGGACTTAAGAGAGATGGTGGCTGAGTACCGCAAAAAAGGAATCAAGGTCAAGTTGAAGTAA
- the rnpA gene encoding ribonuclease P protein component, translated as MIKQLAIYGEILKRFFFSKKQRLASNKQFEAVLARKVRVANGLLVLYAAENDCGYPRLGVSVGKSCGGAIERNRLKRLLREAFRQSQDCIPQGFDYLLMISPQLSKKLGKSINSKETLKQLKFEQIKASFLALAAAAVVKIG; from the coding sequence GTGATTAAGCAGTTGGCGATTTATGGTGAAATCTTGAAGCGGTTTTTCTTCTCGAAGAAACAGAGACTTGCCAGTAATAAGCAATTTGAAGCTGTATTGGCCCGCAAGGTTCGGGTCGCCAATGGATTGCTTGTACTGTATGCTGCAGAAAATGATTGTGGTTATCCGCGACTTGGTGTTTCTGTCGGCAAATCCTGCGGCGGTGCCATCGAGCGCAACCGGCTGAAACGGCTGCTGCGTGAGGCTTTTCGGCAAAGTCAGGATTGTATACCGCAGGGTTTTGATTATTTGTTAATGATTTCTCCGCAATTGTCGAAAAAATTAGGTAAATCGATAAACTCAAAGGAGACTTTGAAGCAGTTGAAATTCGAGCAGATAAAAGCTTCGTTTCTTGCTCTGGCAGCCGCCGCAGTTGTGAAAATCGGATAA
- a CDS encoding ferritin family protein: protein MSITFNADEIFEMAENLERDAARFYHQAAKGAADKKTKQMFLDLANMEDRHLATFQEMRKELGAGEKEETVFDPDNEAAMYLQTMARGHGWEGKRSPTGNLTGNEKIEDILKIALEAERNSVVFYSGLKELVPPRAGRDRVEAIIKEELGHIAILNEQLALLN from the coding sequence ATGAGTATTACTTTTAATGCCGATGAAATTTTCGAAATGGCGGAAAACCTCGAAAGAGATGCCGCCAGGTTTTACCATCAGGCGGCAAAAGGCGCTGCCGATAAGAAAACAAAACAGATGTTTCTTGACTTGGCCAACATGGAAGACCGGCATCTGGCGACTTTTCAGGAAATGAGGAAAGAACTCGGCGCCGGAGAGAAAGAAGAAACGGTTTTTGACCCCGATAATGAAGCTGCAATGTACCTGCAAACGATGGCCAGAGGACATGGATGGGAAGGCAAGAGGAGTCCAACGGGAAATCTTACCGGCAATGAAAAGATAGAAGACATACTTAAGATAGCTCTGGAGGCTGAGCGTAATTCGGTTGTCTTTTATTCCGGCTTAAAGGAATTGGTCCCGCCCAGGGCAGGAAGGGACAGGGTCGAGGCCATAATAAAAGAAGAGCTCGGTCACATTGCTATTTTGAATGAGCAGCTTGCTCTTTTGAATTAA
- a CDS encoding rubrerythrin family protein — protein sequence MELKGSQTEKNLLTAFSGESQARNRYAYFASQAKKEGYEQIAAIFEETANQEKEHAKREFKFLKGGEVEITAAFPAGVIGSTLENLKAAAAGEHYENTQMYPDFAKTADEEGFGEIAEVFRNIAIAEKRHEGRYVALAKNITEGRVFKREKPVRWVCRNCGYVHEGKEPPDVCPACAHPKAYSELEAVNY from the coding sequence ATGGAGCTTAAAGGAAGTCAGACTGAGAAAAATCTATTGACCGCTTTTTCGGGCGAGTCTCAGGCGAGAAACCGCTATGCGTATTTTGCAAGCCAGGCCAAGAAAGAGGGCTACGAGCAGATTGCGGCTATTTTCGAAGAGACAGCCAACCAGGAAAAGGAGCACGCCAAGCGGGAGTTCAAGTTTCTAAAAGGCGGCGAAGTAGAAATTACCGCAGCGTTTCCGGCAGGAGTCATCGGCAGCACGCTTGAGAATTTAAAGGCGGCGGCGGCAGGCGAGCATTACGAAAATACCCAAATGTATCCGGACTTCGCCAAGACGGCGGACGAAGAGGGTTTTGGCGAAATCGCAGAAGTTTTCAGGAACATCGCGATTGCGGAAAAGCGTCACGAGGGCAGGTATGTTGCACTTGCCAAGAACATAACCGAGGGACGCGTATTTAAACGAGAAAAGCCAGTAAGGTGGGTTTGCAGAAACTGCGGTTATGTTCACGAAGGAAAAGAGCCGCCGGATGTTTGTCCTGCTTGTGCGCATCCGAAGGCGTATTCTGAGCTGGAAGCGGTTAATTATTAA
- the zwf gene encoding glucose-6-phosphate dehydrogenase, translating to MKKIQPSLDRQDIICAETPAPPSAMVVFGASGDLSRRKLLVSIFQLFAQDLLDEKFYLLGCGRKKLTDEDFRKTAQQAIRETRTDAAAKDINAFTEKLYYVDGDYEDSAFYENIKARLISLNKKHKIDCCHIFYLAVPPILYSPIVEHLGLSNLSCRHQPDCEQRARLVVEKPFGRDLQSSAELNDKIRRCFDESQIYRIDHYLGKETVQNILMFRFANTIFEPVWNCNYIDHVQISIAESMGVEHRGSYYDKAGTLRDIFQNHMLQMLALVAMEPPISFEADCVRDEKVKLLRSIRPFNPEGLDSSIIRGQYGPGLINGAQVAGYRTELGIDPQSKTETFVAAKLFVDNLRWNGVPFYLRTGKRLAHKNTEISVTFKKVPHSMFVSAGMDDMPPNVLVLRIQPEEGISLQFQAKRPGSKICMSTLNMNFDYKSIFLIDMPEAYQRLLLDCMVGDQTLFNRYDSVEEAWRLLMPILQARQNDDSAPYEYPAGAESFPQADKLIESDGRKWRKLAEI from the coding sequence ATGAAAAAGATTCAGCCGTCATTAGACCGGCAGGATATTATTTGCGCCGAGACGCCTGCCCCGCCGAGCGCTATGGTCGTATTCGGCGCTTCCGGGGATTTGTCCCGCAGAAAACTGCTTGTAAGCATCTTTCAGCTTTTCGCACAGGATTTGCTCGATGAAAAGTTTTACCTTTTAGGCTGCGGCCGGAAAAAGCTTACAGATGAAGATTTCCGAAAGACCGCGCAGCAGGCGATACGGGAAACCCGCACTGATGCAGCAGCGAAGGATATTAATGCTTTTACAGAAAAGCTCTACTATGTGGATGGCGATTACGAAGACTCTGCGTTTTATGAAAACATCAAAGCCAGACTTATCAGCCTGAACAAAAAGCACAAAATCGACTGCTGTCATATCTTTTACCTTGCCGTCCCGCCGATTCTATACAGCCCCATAGTAGAGCATTTGGGCCTGTCGAATTTATCCTGCCGCCATCAGCCTGATTGCGAACAGCGGGCCAGATTAGTCGTTGAAAAGCCGTTCGGCAGAGATTTGCAAAGCTCGGCCGAGCTGAACGATAAAATCCGGCGATGTTTCGACGAGTCACAGATATACCGCATCGACCATTATCTCGGCAAAGAAACTGTTCAGAACATTTTGATGTTTCGCTTTGCAAATACTATTTTTGAGCCTGTGTGGAACTGCAATTATATTGACCACGTTCAGATTTCGATAGCCGAGTCGATGGGTGTCGAGCATCGCGGCAGCTATTATGATAAAGCCGGTACGCTTCGGGATATATTTCAAAACCATATGCTTCAAATGCTCGCTTTGGTTGCGATGGAGCCGCCGATTTCATTCGAGGCGGACTGCGTCCGTGATGAAAAGGTCAAGCTTTTACGTTCGATTCGCCCCTTTAATCCCGAGGGGCTGGATAGCTCGATTATCAGGGGTCAGTATGGCCCGGGGCTGATAAATGGCGCGCAGGTAGCCGGCTATCGGACTGAACTCGGCATAGACCCGCAATCAAAAACTGAAACTTTCGTTGCCGCGAAATTGTTTGTTGATAACCTGCGGTGGAACGGTGTCCCTTTTTACCTGCGAACCGGCAAAAGACTTGCTCATAAGAATACGGAGATTTCCGTCACTTTCAAAAAGGTGCCGCATTCGATGTTTGTTTCCGCGGGCATGGATGACATGCCTCCGAATGTTCTCGTCCTGCGGATACAACCGGAGGAAGGAATTTCTCTCCAGTTTCAGGCAAAACGGCCCGGCTCAAAGATTTGTATGAGCACGCTCAATATGAATTTTGATTATAAAAGCATTTTTCTCATCGATATGCCCGAGGCCTACCAGAGATTACTTCTTGATTGTATGGTCGGCGACCAAACCCTTTTTAACAGGTATGACAGCGTGGAGGAGGCGTGGCGATTATTGATGCCGATATTGCAGGCCCGGCAAAATGACGATTCGGCGCCCTACGAATATCCCGCCGGTGCCGAAAGCTTTCCTCAGGCCGATAAGCTTATCGAATCTGACGGCCGAAAGTGGAGAAAGCTGGCAGAAATTTAA
- a CDS encoding flavin reductase, translating into MDLESLFKLNYGMCIVSSKKGDRFNGCIVNTVFQLTPEPPMIAASINRQCLTHEYITESRVFTVSILSQKAPMPFIGGFGFRSGRDIDKFKGVNYKAGLTGVPTILDNTAAFLEAEVTESIDVVTHTLFIAKITACETIDENAEPMTYNYYRDIKHGRTPKTAATYVEVKPKVKLQEGGKNMKKYKCLVCGYIYDPAAGDPDNGVAAGTAFEALPGDWVCPECGAGKDQFEPVEG; encoded by the coding sequence TTGGATTTAGAGTCGCTTTTCAAGCTAAATTATGGCATGTGCATAGTCAGCTCTAAGAAAGGAGACAGATTCAACGGCTGTATTGTGAATACCGTTTTTCAACTTACGCCTGAGCCGCCGATGATCGCTGCCAGCATAAACAGGCAGTGTTTAACCCACGAGTATATTACCGAAAGCAGGGTGTTTACAGTTTCTATTCTTTCCCAGAAAGCACCGATGCCTTTTATCGGCGGCTTCGGATTCAGGTCCGGCAGGGACATAGACAAATTCAAAGGTGTGAATTACAAGGCAGGCCTGACGGGCGTGCCGACAATTTTGGATAACACCGCAGCTTTTCTCGAAGCCGAGGTTACCGAAAGCATCGACGTTGTAACACATACGTTATTTATCGCAAAAATTACGGCCTGCGAAACGATAGATGAAAACGCGGAGCCTATGACATATAATTATTACCGCGATATAAAACACGGCAGAACGCCCAAAACGGCTGCGACATACGTTGAAGTAAAACCTAAGGTAAAGCTGCAAGAAGGAGGCAAAAATATGAAGAAATACAAATGTCTTGTGTGCGGATATATATATGACCCTGCCGCAGGCGACCCGGACAACGGTGTGGCGGCCGGTACTGCTTTCGAAGCTTTGCCGGGCGACTGGGTTTGTCCGGAATGCGGCGCCGGTAAAGATCAGTTTGAACCCGTTGAAGGTTAA